In the Dehalococcoidia bacterium genome, one interval contains:
- a CDS encoding 2-hydroxyacyl-CoA dehydratase family protein: protein MTISSRGLERAWELCQDRMGYARVMAAKGKKVIGYFCCYTPVELMTASDLVPYRIGGRIDEPVKEADAYLETCVCSYVRSAFDLAIRGEYDFLHGLVVPHTCDAMWRILDIWKLHRPLDYTYFIEVPHMVGPSSCHFLEQELKLFKKSLEQLVGRKVTDDALKEAIDTHNRARALLREIYQYRKADPPLISGTEIARVLAAGRGLPAGEFNELLLQVIHEIQTRESKPRKKKPRVLIYGGEVDDPAIIELIEECGAAVVMDDLCTGSRSFWELVKPQENAMESLAAHYVDDMRCPRTFRPGKAEERFLYLVDFAREFNVRGIILYLYRFCDGHALEAPGLKAYLNREGFPVLHLEEEYTLLTKGQLRTRFQAFVETLG from the coding sequence ATGACTATCTCTAGCCGAGGGCTGGAGCGTGCCTGGGAATTATGTCAGGACCGTATGGGTTATGCCCGTGTGATGGCAGCCAAAGGCAAAAAGGTCATCGGGTACTTCTGCTGCTATACCCCTGTGGAACTCATGACAGCTTCAGACTTGGTCCCGTACCGGATAGGCGGACGAATAGACGAGCCTGTTAAAGAAGCAGATGCCTATCTGGAGACTTGTGTTTGCTCATACGTCCGTAGTGCTTTCGATCTGGCTATTCGTGGCGAGTACGATTTTCTACATGGCCTGGTAGTACCGCATACATGTGACGCCATGTGGCGCATCCTTGACATATGGAAGTTACATAGGCCATTGGATTACACCTATTTCATCGAGGTGCCTCACATGGTAGGGCCTTCCTCCTGCCACTTCTTGGAACAAGAACTGAAGCTCTTCAAGAAAAGCTTGGAGCAACTCGTAGGTAGGAAAGTTACCGATGACGCGCTGAAAGAGGCCATTGACACCCATAATCGTGCTCGAGCCCTACTCCGGGAGATATACCAGTACCGCAAAGCAGATCCTCCGCTGATTTCAGGTACGGAGATCGCCCGAGTACTGGCAGCAGGGAGAGGACTTCCAGCGGGGGAATTCAACGAGTTGCTACTTCAGGTGATACATGAGATCCAGACCCGCGAAAGTAAACCCCGCAAAAAGAAGCCACGTGTGCTGATCTATGGTGGAGAGGTCGATGACCCTGCAATCATAGAGCTCATCGAGGAATGCGGTGCTGCGGTGGTAATGGATGATCTCTGCACCGGTTCACGTTCCTTCTGGGAACTAGTGAAGCCACAAGAGAATGCCATGGAAAGTCTGGCCGCTCATTATGTCGATGATATGCGTTGTCCCCGCACGTTCCGTCCCGGCAAGGCTGAAGAGCGCTTCCTATATCTCGTAGACTTTGCACGAGAGTTCAATGTTCGAGGGATCATTCTGTACTTGTATCGGTTTTGCGATGGCCATGCACTGGAAGCCCCTGGTCTTAAAGCGTATCTCAATCGGGAAGGCTTCCCGGTATTGCACCTTGAGGAGGAATATACTCTACTTACCAAGGGCCAGCTCAGAACGCGATTTCAGGCCTTTGTCGAGACGCTTGGCTAG
- a CDS encoding 2-hydroxyacyl-CoA dehydratase family protein: MVDNTDKKKEKRTQSARNVRPLVESMYLRAYQARERGQKVAYCMVMSQYDEILAAMDIVPVWTENYGGLCAALGTAQPFLEKAEEEGYSNLICGYARTGIGFDALRAEMGEAPQTPDGGMPMPDMFLGSSIGCDTRFKWYQALDHYMDVPIYCIDVIVPPVDRDLHEIKDFYVKYQAEQLRGLVKFLEKTTGCRLDHDRLMSIIHRAEEARHWWWKAQQLCRAIPAPMSARDHFNIFVPHHFMIGEEATLDFYKELYQELKDRVDSGIGVVDNERYRLLFAGGLPPWHSMGIFSYFGSLGAVFPAQLAYPPPDPFIIPDNINDPIELMALRSFERFTYRWEQAHRGCGDFWVQHILDLIPEFNIDGLVMHGVMSCRATSMGQIYYQHAVQKYAKLRTLFIGSDIVDIRTYSETQTKIQIDIFLETVETYKSNK; the protein is encoded by the coding sequence ATGGTAGATAACACGGATAAAAAGAAGGAAAAAAGAACCCAGAGCGCACGAAACGTCCGTCCTCTTGTTGAGTCTATGTACCTTCGGGCTTATCAGGCTAGGGAGCGAGGACAGAAGGTCGCTTATTGCATGGTGATGAGCCAGTATGACGAAATATTGGCAGCTATGGACATAGTGCCAGTTTGGACTGAGAATTATGGTGGCTTGTGCGCTGCCCTGGGTACCGCCCAGCCGTTTCTTGAGAAAGCCGAGGAGGAAGGCTACTCGAATCTGATCTGTGGCTATGCTCGCACCGGAATTGGCTTCGATGCTCTCCGTGCCGAGATGGGGGAAGCTCCCCAAACACCTGATGGGGGGATGCCGATGCCTGATATGTTCTTGGGAAGTAGTATCGGATGTGATACGCGCTTTAAATGGTACCAAGCACTGGATCACTATATGGATGTCCCCATCTATTGTATTGATGTCATCGTACCACCCGTTGATAGGGATTTGCACGAAATCAAGGATTTCTATGTCAAATACCAGGCTGAGCAGCTCCGAGGACTGGTTAAATTTCTGGAGAAGACAACCGGATGCCGGCTGGATCACGATCGGCTGATGAGCATCATCCATCGTGCTGAGGAGGCGCGCCATTGGTGGTGGAAAGCTCAACAGCTATGCAGGGCAATTCCCGCGCCCATGTCGGCCCGAGATCACTTCAACATCTTCGTACCCCACCATTTCATGATCGGTGAGGAAGCCACTCTGGACTTCTATAAAGAGCTTTATCAAGAGCTTAAGGACCGGGTGGACTCTGGAATAGGAGTAGTGGATAATGAGCGGTATCGATTACTCTTTGCTGGCGGGCTTCCCCCCTGGCATAGCATGGGTATCTTCAGCTATTTCGGCAGTCTGGGGGCAGTATTTCCAGCTCAATTGGCTTACCCCCCACCAGATCCTTTTATCATCCCGGACAACATTAACGATCCTATTGAGCTAATGGCGTTGCGAAGCTTCGAACGCTTTACATACCGATGGGAACAAGCTCATAGGGGATGTGGTGATTTCTGGGTGCAACACATCTTGGATCTGATACCTGAGTTTAATATCGATGGGCTGGTAATGCATGGTGTCATGTCGTGCCGGGCTACCAGCATGGGGCAGATATACTACCAGCACGCTGTTCAGAAATATGCCAAATTAAGGACCCTGTTCATAGGGAGTGACATCGTGGATATACGAACATACTCAGAGACTCAAACGAAAATCCAGATAGACATCTTCCTGGAGACAGTAGAGACATATAAAAGTAATAAGTAA
- a CDS encoding ferredoxin family protein, whose product MAKGEIVIDETLCQACGFCVEFCNKKCITIPENRLGPKGFPVAVFSAPEKCSACGICGWMCPDFAIQVYKYVESEANIHQGS is encoded by the coding sequence GTGGCCAAAGGAGAGATAGTAATAGATGAGACGCTGTGCCAGGCATGTGGCTTCTGCGTCGAGTTCTGTAACAAAAAGTGCATTACGATCCCTGAGAATCGCCTGGGGCCCAAAGGCTTCCCGGTAGCAGTGTTCTCAGCGCCGGAGAAATGCTCCGCCTGTGGCATCTGTGGATGGATGTGCCCTGATTTTGCCATCCAGGTGTACAAGTATGTCGAAAGTGAAGCGAACATCCATCAAGGCAGCTAA
- the vorB gene encoding 3-methyl-2-oxobutanoate dehydrogenase subunit VorB — translation MADRRLLSGNEAIGWGAILGECKAFFGYPITPQSEILEFLATELPKVGGVFLQTEDEIAAVSMVYGSSMTGTRTMSATSSPGISLMQETVSLMAYLKVPSVIVDVCRFGPGSGMAQTSQTDYRQVTKGGGHGGYRCIVLAPSSSQECCDLVQLALWLADRYQMTVYVLTDATIGQSCELVDLKTRDFGALPDKDWVIRGLDARGGVRQRIHQHMWDYVGYHQDMNEKYQEIAENEIKYEAYCADDAEVILVAYGYVSRMAKGAVDLAREEGLKVGLLRPITLWPFPTNMLRELGSRARRVLVVEHSSGLLVEDVECALQGKVPVHLLGIWGTHRRDSSGIIYPERIVEEIKQMESVAKL, via the coding sequence ATGGCAGATAGGCGTTTGTTATCAGGAAATGAGGCAATCGGATGGGGAGCGATTCTTGGAGAGTGCAAGGCTTTCTTTGGCTATCCGATAACCCCGCAAAGCGAGATCCTGGAATTTCTGGCAACTGAACTGCCTAAGGTGGGTGGTGTATTCCTCCAAACTGAGGATGAGATCGCTGCTGTAAGCATGGTCTATGGCTCGTCCATGACCGGCACTCGAACAATGTCTGCTACCTCCTCCCCGGGCATAAGCTTGATGCAGGAGACCGTTTCCCTGATGGCTTATTTAAAGGTGCCATCAGTAATCGTTGATGTTTGCCGGTTCGGTCCGGGCAGCGGAATGGCACAGACATCACAGACCGACTATCGGCAAGTTACCAAAGGAGGCGGGCACGGCGGGTATCGTTGTATTGTACTCGCCCCGTCATCAAGCCAGGAATGCTGTGATCTGGTACAGCTGGCTTTATGGCTCGCCGATAGGTACCAGATGACGGTTTATGTTCTCACCGATGCCACCATAGGTCAATCCTGCGAACTAGTAGATCTAAAAACCAGGGATTTCGGCGCACTTCCTGATAAGGACTGGGTCATTAGGGGGCTAGATGCGCGTGGAGGGGTGCGCCAGAGAATCCACCAGCACATGTGGGATTATGTAGGTTATCATCAGGACATGAACGAAAAATATCAGGAGATCGCCGAAAACGAAATAAAGTATGAAGCTTATTGCGCGGATGATGCTGAAGTGATCCTGGTAGCATACGGCTACGTTTCTCGAATGGCAAAAGGAGCGGTGGACCTTGCTCGAGAAGAGGGCCTGAAAGTGGGACTGCTGAGACCAATAACCCTTTGGCCCTTCCCAACGAATATGCTCCGCGAGTTGGGCTCCCGAGCCCGTCGTGTACTAGTGGTGGAACACAGCTCTGGTCTTCTGGTCGAGGACGTGGAATGTGCTCTCCAAGGAAAGGTGCCGGTTCACTTACTTGGTATTTGGGGTACCCATAGGCGCGATAGTTCGGGAATCATCTATCCAGAGAGGATAGTCGAGGAGATAAAACAAATGGAAAGCGTGGCTAAATTGTGA
- a CDS encoding thiamine pyrophosphate-dependent enzyme: MGKGAVIKQQVVGKPKAVQLDFMPFKFCPGCHESLVWRALGEVIDELDIQGKAIACLDIGCSGVLMVGLAVDGLHCLHGRSTAVAAGVKRVLPQAICFNIGGDGSLGAIGAGHMVNVMMRSDPITTIFLNNSGYGMTGGQVAPTSLIGLRTTTTPEGRDVQSTGFPLHLSEIAATMLGTAYVSRVSVHTPANYQKARKAIKTAFQKQMDGVGYSLVEILCACPPNWGLSPLAANSFVEEKLIGEFPLGEFKNVDKIEYTVDPEINRVGRVKRG; the protein is encoded by the coding sequence ATGGGAAAAGGAGCAGTGATAAAGCAACAAGTCGTAGGCAAGCCCAAGGCAGTGCAATTGGATTTCATGCCGTTCAAATTCTGTCCGGGCTGTCATGAGTCTTTAGTTTGGCGGGCTCTCGGCGAGGTTATCGATGAACTCGACATCCAGGGTAAAGCTATTGCCTGCCTGGACATTGGGTGCAGCGGAGTATTAATGGTCGGCTTGGCCGTTGATGGTCTCCACTGCCTTCACGGACGTTCCACTGCAGTAGCGGCAGGTGTCAAGCGCGTGCTGCCTCAGGCGATTTGTTTCAATATCGGAGGCGACGGCTCTTTGGGTGCTATTGGCGCCGGACATATGGTTAACGTTATGATGCGCTCCGATCCCATAACGACCATCTTTCTTAACAACTCCGGATATGGCATGACCGGAGGGCAAGTTGCTCCCACCTCGCTTATTGGGTTGCGAACTACTACGACTCCTGAAGGCCGCGATGTGCAAAGCACTGGATTCCCTCTCCACCTAAGCGAGATCGCTGCCACCATGCTGGGCACTGCCTATGTGTCTCGAGTGAGCGTGCACACGCCGGCCAACTACCAGAAGGCTAGGAAAGCGATCAAGACCGCTTTCCAGAAACAGATGGATGGAGTGGGCTATAGTTTAGTGGAAATTCTCTGCGCCTGCCCCCCCAACTGGGGCCTGAGTCCGCTAGCTGCCAATAGTTTCGTAGAAGAGAAACTCATCGGCGAGTTCCCACTCGGCGAGTTTAAGAATGTAGACAAAATAGAGTATACGGTCGACCCGGAAATCAACAGAGTCGGCCGTGTCAAACGCGGATAA
- a CDS encoding 2-oxoacid:acceptor oxidoreductase family protein encodes MSGLGGQGLLTMGKVLAQAGSSHYRYVTYHPNYGPSMRGGECECTVTLSNKENTSIASRNPSAAILMGAGAWMLHEAQVKPGGLLLVDSSIVAERTTRDDVTVHYIPATQMALELGAAMVSNLILLGAYLEVTKALPLEAIEKALKDRYTGTKGERFLSIDLEAIKLGAEFITDS; translated from the coding sequence ATGAGCGGCCTTGGAGGTCAGGGGTTGCTCACCATGGGCAAGGTCTTGGCACAAGCGGGTAGCTCACACTATCGATATGTGACTTACCATCCGAATTATGGTCCTTCTATGCGCGGAGGTGAATGCGAGTGCACAGTGACGTTGTCCAATAAAGAGAACACCTCTATTGCGTCTAGGAATCCCTCGGCCGCCATCCTAATGGGGGCCGGAGCCTGGATGCTGCACGAAGCACAAGTTAAACCGGGGGGGCTATTGCTGGTGGACAGCTCAATTGTTGCTGAGCGGACTACTCGGGACGATGTGACGGTGCACTATATCCCGGCAACACAGATGGCCCTCGAGTTAGGCGCAGCTATGGTATCTAACCTGATCCTGCTCGGTGCATACTTAGAGGTAACCAAAGCTCTGCCCCTCGAGGCGATTGAGAAAGCCCTTAAGGACAGGTATACAGGAACCAAGGGAGAGCGTTTTCTTTCCATCGATCTAGAGGCTATCAAGCTTGGGGCCGAGTTTATAACCGATTCATAA
- a CDS encoding C-terminal binding protein has product MGPKIVCTMPILSTPYHDEVAESLGGEIIRVQCATEEEVINACHDADAAMGAIEPFSKRVIDELDKCQIIAQFSVGHDHVDVGAATERGIIVANVPDYCIDEVSEQALTFILALNRKIFRLDKAVRNGKWTGDAMGIVFPLSNIRGQTLGLVGFGRIARALASKAHALGMKIITYDPYIQADMVQEQGAELVDLNQLLANSDFISVHVPYTEETHHLFGLEQFKEMKSNAYFINTGRGGLVDEAALHTALTEGFIQGAAIDVMEEEPPDSNNPLFGLDNIIITPHTGAMSNTSMSELMQRPIEEVARVFRGQWPNGFVNPEVKERFIARWGKTME; this is encoded by the coding sequence ATGGGACCTAAGATCGTTTGCACTATGCCGATTCTGAGTACTCCCTACCACGATGAAGTTGCCGAGAGTCTGGGTGGCGAGATAATAAGAGTACAGTGCGCCACCGAAGAAGAAGTCATAAATGCCTGTCATGATGCTGATGCAGCGATGGGGGCAATAGAGCCCTTTAGCAAACGGGTCATCGACGAACTTGATAAGTGCCAAATAATAGCCCAGTTTTCTGTTGGCCATGACCATGTTGACGTTGGGGCAGCTACTGAGCGTGGCATCATTGTTGCCAATGTTCCTGATTATTGTATCGATGAGGTATCTGAACAAGCCCTTACATTCATACTCGCCCTCAATCGCAAGATATTTCGCCTCGATAAGGCTGTGCGGAATGGCAAGTGGACAGGGGATGCTATGGGAATTGTGTTCCCGCTTTCCAACATCCGGGGACAGACACTGGGGCTGGTAGGCTTCGGTCGTATCGCTCGTGCGCTGGCATCGAAAGCACACGCTTTAGGTATGAAAATAATCACCTATGATCCCTACATTCAAGCAGACATGGTCCAGGAGCAAGGGGCTGAGCTAGTAGATTTGAACCAACTCCTCGCCAATTCGGATTTCATTTCCGTTCATGTGCCATATACAGAGGAGACTCACCACCTATTCGGTTTGGAGCAGTTCAAAGAGATGAAATCCAATGCGTACTTTATAAACACTGGACGTGGTGGACTGGTGGATGAGGCTGCCCTTCATACAGCTCTCACCGAAGGTTTTATCCAGGGAGCAGCAATCGACGTAATGGAGGAAGAGCCACCCGATTCCAATAATCCGCTATTCGGACTGGACAACATCATTATTACCCCTCATACGGGAGCAATGTCCAATACCTCAATGTCGGAGTTAATGCAGCGACCCATCGAAGAGGTGGCCCGCGTCTTTAGAGGTCAGTGGCCCAATGGCTTTGTGAACCCTGAGGTTAAAGAGCGTTTCATCGCCCGCTGGGGAAAGACTATGGAATAA
- a CDS encoding FkbM family methyltransferase, with amino-acid sequence MLQDLIGTGQTAIDVGANFGIWSYKLSKLFQRVEVFEPLVDCTAEIKAFRAKNITVHDVALSSAEGFNELHISVAKGRLQHGLATFSNVVGEHRTILVPVRTLDSYNFSNVAFIKIDVEGHELEVIKGAEITIAREKPLMLVEIEQRHLNFAMDIVIEKVLGFGYEAFFLYGGQWRPYVEFSYEVHQEPFLSDVYTKCYVNDFLFKPRV; translated from the coding sequence ATGCTACAAGATTTGATTGGCACGGGACAGACAGCCATTGATGTGGGGGCAAATTTCGGCATATGGAGCTATAAACTTTCGAAGCTGTTTCAAAGAGTGGAGGTATTCGAGCCTCTTGTGGATTGCACTGCTGAAATAAAGGCTTTTCGTGCAAAAAACATTACTGTTCACGATGTCGCTCTGTCCTCTGCAGAGGGATTTAATGAACTGCATATATCTGTTGCTAAGGGTAGACTTCAACATGGTCTTGCAACATTTAGCAATGTCGTAGGGGAGCATAGGACTATACTCGTACCAGTACGTACTTTGGACAGTTATAATTTCTCTAATGTTGCATTTATTAAGATTGATGTAGAGGGCCATGAGCTCGAGGTGATAAAAGGCGCAGAAATAACAATAGCTCGTGAAAAACCATTGATGCTTGTAGAGATAGAGCAAAGACACCTTAACTTTGCGATGGACATCGTGATTGAGAAGGTCCTCGGATTTGGATACGAGGCTTTTTTCCTTTACGGTGGTCAATGGCGTCCGTACGTGGAATTTTCATATGAAGTTCATCAAGAGCCGTTCTTGAGCGATGTTTACACTAAGTGCTATGTCAATGACTTCCTGTTCAAACCACGAGTGTAG
- a CDS encoding glycosyltransferase family 2 protein, protein MKEVSIIFPALNEEDTIGKVIDEVPMEGLERKGYRAEIIVVDNGSTDKTREIAEAKGARVITEPRRGKGRAMRTAFESVSGDYVFMIDADFTYPATYIPLMLKLLEGKYDVVLGSRIKGQREEGAMTRLNMVGNLLLALLADLLYRTRISDPCTGYWGFRGEVARGLKLDAVGFELEVSMLVEIAKKGYRIGEVPIYYRRRPTPTKLRALRTGFKIGRTLVRKRFH, encoded by the coding sequence ATGAAAGAGGTCTCCATAATCTTCCCCGCACTGAATGAGGAGGACACGATCGGGAAGGTCATCGATGAAGTTCCTATGGAGGGGCTGGAAAGGAAGGGCTATCGGGCTGAGATCATAGTGGTTGATAATGGGAGCACCGATAAGACCAGGGAGATCGCCGAAGCAAAGGGAGCGCGGGTTATAACGGAACCACGCAGGGGGAAAGGCAGGGCGATGAGGACAGCCTTTGAATCGGTTAGTGGGGACTACGTATTCATGATAGATGCCGACTTCACCTATCCCGCTACCTATATCCCTCTAATGCTTAAGCTCTTGGAGGGAAAATACGATGTGGTGCTGGGGTCACGGATCAAGGGGCAGAGGGAAGAAGGAGCGATGACAAGGTTGAATATGGTAGGAAACCTTCTGCTTGCTTTACTGGCCGATCTCTTATACAGAACAAGGATAAGCGACCCCTGTACCGGTTACTGGGGGTTTAGGGGGGAAGTGGCCAGAGGCTTAAAGCTGGATGCCGTCGGATTCGAGCTTGAGGTTAGCATGCTAGTAGAGATCGCCAAGAAGGGTTATCGCATTGGTGAAGTACCTATTTATTACAGAAGAAGGCCAACCCCTACCAAGCTCCGTGCACTAAGAACTGGCTTTAAAATAGGGCGAACGCTTGTAAGGAAGCGGTTTCACTGA
- a CDS encoding glycosyltransferase, whose product MLVSIIVCTHSLDNFQNLIDAVDSLLNQTHKEIEIIIVVDGNKELYERLVKIYDAQGNVKIMLTEESLGAFGAGNVGVKAAQGDVIAFLDDDAVGERRWIENLVDIYEKSDAISVGGKILPIWLSKKPDYFPEELGWLVGITHEGFADEKVAEVRNTFGPNMSFRRGVFEEIGLLNEKLGFAKGGTTYMQGAEPEFALRMKNELGKGVIYNPDAVVYHKIPPSKTRPRTLLRRAFYQGYSKALMRRRSPSHETLATEESYLKDLLFKYIPRRVKGIFSSNASKEMKQLSFLAITIISVGLGFLYGYVKR is encoded by the coding sequence ATGCTTGTATCCATTATAGTATGCACCCACAGCTTGGATAACTTCCAGAATCTTATTGATGCGGTTGATAGCCTGCTGAATCAGACTCATAAGGAGATCGAGATTATCATAGTTGTTGATGGCAATAAGGAACTATACGAGAGGCTCGTGAAAATCTATGATGCCCAGGGCAACGTAAAGATTATGTTAACTGAGGAGAGCTTGGGAGCATTTGGCGCTGGGAATGTCGGTGTGAAAGCGGCGCAGGGCGATGTCATTGCCTTTCTAGATGATGATGCGGTTGGTGAAAGAAGATGGATAGAGAATCTGGTCGACATCTACGAAAAAAGCGATGCTATCTCGGTCGGAGGGAAAATCCTGCCTATCTGGCTCTCCAAGAAACCGGATTATTTCCCTGAGGAGCTTGGCTGGCTGGTCGGAATAACACATGAAGGGTTTGCCGATGAAAAAGTCGCAGAAGTCCGCAACACCTTTGGGCCAAACATGAGTTTTAGAAGGGGGGTCTTCGAAGAAATAGGCCTGCTCAACGAAAAACTCGGGTTTGCCAAGGGAGGAACCACTTATATGCAAGGGGCAGAACCGGAGTTTGCCTTAAGGATGAAAAACGAGCTGGGCAAGGGTGTAATCTACAACCCTGATGCCGTAGTTTATCACAAAATCCCCCCATCGAAGACAAGACCGCGAACACTCCTGAGAAGGGCCTTTTATCAGGGATACTCCAAGGCACTAATGAGAAGGCGTAGTCCGTCGCATGAGACCTTAGCGACCGAGGAATCCTACCTCAAGGATTTGCTCTTTAAATACATCCCCCGCAGGGTAAAAGGAATCTTTTCATCAAATGCTTCAAAGGAGATGAAACAGCTTTCCTTCTTGGCTATAACCATCATCAGCGTTGGCCTAGGGTTTCTATATGGATATGTGAAGAGGTGA